Below is a window of Desulfuromonas sp. TF DNA.
GAAGACGATTTCCTCCAGCGGCTTGCGCGAAGGTCCTTCCTTATTCTCCCCCTCCGGATAGCCCAGGGGAAAGAGCCCGACGATGCGGATGGTCGCGGGGATGCCGAGGAGATCGCGGACCTTCTCCTCGTCGAAGACCCCGACGAAAACGGTTCCCAGCCCCTGTGCATGGGCGGCGAGCATCAGGTTCTCGGCGGCGATCCCGATATCTGTCAGGTAATAGTGCTGCTCCCCTAGTTCCCCCGACAGCTCGGAGTCGGCGCAGGCGACGATGACCACCGGCGCCTCGGCCAGGGCTTTCTTGGCGGGATTGGTCTTGTA
It encodes the following:
- a CDS encoding nitroreductase family protein, which codes for MDVMEAIRTRRSIRKFKNKPVEEEKLRMVLEAARLAPSWANLQCWRFVVVKNPEVRGKISNLSYVEAFFAPKGYKTNPAKKALAEAPVVIVACADSELSGELGEQHYYLTDIGIAAENLMLAAHAQGLGTVFVGVFDEEKVRDLLGIPATIRIVGLFPLGYPEGENKEGPSRKPLEEIVFEEKWR